Proteins encoded within one genomic window of Chrysemys picta bellii isolate R12L10 chromosome 6, ASM1138683v2, whole genome shotgun sequence:
- the LYSMD3 gene encoding lysM and putative peptidoglycan-binding domain-containing protein 3, with protein sequence MKAAARRHCHEEFLGERQRLPERMAGRSQPPAGALPAAGSSRAYPFGNGLQADSEAQEEDGEVSELRPRGREKVRRSTSRDRLDDIVLLTKDIQEGETLNAIALQYCCSVADIKRVNNLITDQDFFALRSIKIPVKKFSVLTETHCSPKGKQVSRPLSSTQFSPESQGTSPASDSFSCNETVGSFLKEVDRDIEQIVKCNDTKRENLNEVVSALSAQQICFEPDAKTKKRKDPYYGADWGIGWWTAVVIMLVIGIITPVFYLLYYEVLVKVDVSHHSTMESAHSLVTAPSQQKQIENGINPANIMNVESEEELQHYNGKSQETVVHRHLT encoded by the exons ATGAAGGCGGCCGCCCGGCGCCATTGCCATGAAGAGTTCCTGGGGGAGCGGCAG AGGCTTCCCGAGAGAATGGCCGGGAGGAGCcagcccccagccggagccctgccCGCCGCGGGCAGCAGCCGAGCCTACCCGTTTGGAAACGGTCTCCAGGCGGACAGCGAGGCGCAGGAGGAGGACGGGGAAGTGTCCGAGCTGCGCccaagagggagggagaaggtccGACGAAGTACCTCGCGAGACCGGCTGGATGATATTGTGCTACTAACGAAGGACATCCAGGAAGGCGAGACTTTAAACGCGATAGCGCTGCAGTATTGTTGCTCG gttgcaGACATTAAGAGGGTTAATAATCTTATCACTGACCAGGATTTTTTTGCTCTGAGATCTATCAAAATTCCAGTGAAGAAGTTCAGTGTATTGACTGAAACGCATTGCTCTCCAAAAGGCAAGCAAGTTTCAAGACCTTTATCATCTACTCAGTTTTCCCCAGAATCCCAAGGAACATCACCAGCTTCTGATTCATTTTCCTGTAATGAGACTGTAGGCAGCTTCTTGAAAGAAGTGGATCGCGATATAGAACAAATAGTAAAGTGCAATGATACAAAAAGAGAGAATCTTAATGAAGTTGTTTCTGCCTTATCCGCACAGCAGATATGCTTTGAACCTGATGCTAAAACCAAAAAGCGGAAAGATCCCTATTACGGAGCAGACTGGGGCATAGGATGGTGGACAGCAGTGGTGATAATGTTGGTGATTGGCATAATAACTCCAGTTTTTTATCTCTTATATTATGAGGTTTTAGTGAAAGTGGACGTTAGTCACCATTCTACAATGGAATCTGCCCACTCACTAGTCACAGCACCAtcacaacaaaaacaaattgaaaatggAATAAATCCAGCAAACATCATGAATGTTGAGAGTGAGGAGGAACTTCAGCATTACAATGGAAAGTCCCAGGAGACTGTTGTTCATAGACATCTAACATAA